A genome region from Natronobeatus ordinarius includes the following:
- a CDS encoding metal-sulfur cluster assembly factor: MPEPIDVTEMLSRNAPGFDLAAGEEPFPPVEVDGEPDEADLWRALEDVEDPELPVSLVDLGLIRDVSLEDGHATVTFTLTYTGCPAREIMERMIERRAESVPGVESATVDLRYDEPWTPADMTDAAREQLGQAGFACPLAGGGVCDGE; the protein is encoded by the coding sequence ATGCCTGAGCCGATCGACGTCACAGAGATGTTGTCCCGGAACGCGCCGGGGTTCGACCTCGCCGCCGGCGAGGAGCCGTTCCCGCCGGTCGAGGTCGACGGCGAGCCCGACGAGGCGGACCTCTGGCGCGCGCTCGAGGACGTCGAGGACCCCGAACTGCCCGTGAGTCTCGTCGACCTCGGGCTGATCCGGGACGTGAGCCTCGAGGACGGCCACGCGACGGTTACGTTCACGCTGACGTACACGGGCTGTCCCGCCCGCGAGATCATGGAGCGGATGATCGAACGCCGCGCCGAGAGCGTTCCGGGCGTCGAGTCGGCGACGGTCGACTTGCGCTACGACGAGCCGTGGACGCCCGCAGACATGACCGACGCGGCCCGGGAACAGCTCGGCCAGGCCGGCTTCGCCTGTCCGCTGGCCGGCGGAGGAGTCTGCGATGGCGAGTGA
- the paaC gene encoding 1,2-phenylacetyl-CoA epoxidase subunit PaaC, whose translation MSIQTPDDADEPFTTALEAALLAAADDDHVMGNRLCDWTGVAPTVEEDVAISNVAQDELGHAEHLYAEVAKLRDATAQELAYEREPEAYRNARLLEAPFEEWADTIVRHYCYDVADSIRLEALANGEYEPITGLLEKILAEEAYHLEHGEVWIETLANDEEGQARLQAALEANWADALAVFEFDGDEPVEGVYGSSLAEQREAFIDEVVPTFEAAGLAVPELEAPAEASGREGVHTADLEDLLAETRTVYEQGVDVDA comes from the coding sequence ATGAGTATCCAGACCCCCGACGACGCAGACGAACCGTTCACGACCGCGCTCGAGGCCGCCCTGCTCGCGGCGGCCGACGACGACCACGTGATGGGCAACCGGCTCTGTGACTGGACCGGCGTCGCCCCCACGGTCGAAGAGGACGTCGCGATCAGCAACGTCGCCCAGGACGAACTGGGTCACGCCGAACACCTCTACGCGGAGGTCGCAAAGCTGCGCGACGCCACGGCCCAGGAACTGGCCTACGAACGCGAGCCCGAGGCGTACCGCAACGCCCGCCTGCTCGAGGCCCCCTTCGAGGAGTGGGCCGACACGATCGTTCGCCACTACTGTTACGACGTGGCGGACTCGATCCGACTCGAGGCGCTGGCCAACGGCGAGTACGAGCCGATCACGGGCCTGCTCGAGAAGATCCTCGCCGAGGAGGCCTACCACCTCGAGCACGGCGAGGTGTGGATCGAGACGCTCGCGAACGACGAGGAAGGTCAGGCGCGGCTCCAGGCCGCCCTCGAGGCGAACTGGGCCGACGCGCTGGCCGTTTTCGAGTTCGACGGGGACGAGCCCGTCGAGGGCGTCTACGGCAGCTCGCTCGCCGAGCAGCGGGAGGCGTTCATCGACGAGGTCGTCCCGACGTTCGAGGCGGCCGGCCTCGCCGTCCCCGAACTCGAAGCGCCCGCGGAGGCCTCGGGACGCGAAGGCGTACACACCGCCGACCTCGAGGACCTCCTCGCCGAGACCCGCACCGTCTACGAGCAAGGGGTGGACGTGGATGCCTGA
- a CDS encoding phenylacetic acid degradation protein PaaB has protein sequence MEDANGDENVYLVFRRQRSGAPLTEVGSVDANSPELAKVYARENYARRKPTQDLVVVRKSDLEEIGTDVPYGGTLEKEYRENSGYEDVEGFTA, from the coding sequence ATGGAAGACGCGAACGGCGACGAGAACGTCTACCTCGTGTTCCGCCGCCAGCGATCGGGCGCGCCACTGACGGAGGTCGGCAGCGTCGACGCGAACAGCCCCGAACTCGCGAAGGTCTACGCCCGCGAGAACTACGCCCGGCGCAAGCCGACCCAGGACCTCGTCGTGGTCCGCAAGTCGGACCTCGAGGAGATCGGCACCGACGTCCCCTACGGCGGGACGCTCGAGAAGGAGTACCGCGAAAATTCCGGTTACGAGGACGTGGAGGGATTCACCGCATGA
- the paaA gene encoding 1,2-phenylacetyl-CoA epoxidase subunit PaaA, whose product MSVTAPQSFEDRVQRGEQVEPTEDLPLEYREAAQRMIQFHANSEIVGTLPERRWIKQAPTMRRKRAISAKVQDEAGHAQVLYRVAETLGLNSRDEMVEELIEGEAKYANVFNYEAKTWGDAGYIACFIDGAAMFRQGSLTASSYAPYARGLRKICYEESFHVKHGEDIIRSLATGSKAEQELLQDAVDRWWEPTLQFFGPRDADSTHQDELMRWGLKVKTNDELRQEFLEEFYVPKLERYGIEIPDDDLHYDEEAGRWEYTPLDWDRFFEVSRGDGPMNDERLSVRREAYEDNAWVRRAAGVN is encoded by the coding sequence ATGAGTGTGACGGCACCCCAATCGTTCGAAGACCGCGTCCAGCGCGGCGAGCAGGTCGAGCCGACGGAGGACCTGCCGCTCGAGTACCGCGAGGCGGCCCAGCGGATGATCCAGTTCCACGCGAACTCGGAGATCGTGGGTACGTTGCCCGAGCGTCGGTGGATCAAGCAGGCGCCGACGATGCGACGCAAGCGCGCCATCAGCGCGAAGGTCCAGGACGAGGCCGGCCACGCGCAGGTGCTCTACCGCGTCGCCGAGACCCTCGGACTCAACAGTCGCGACGAGATGGTCGAGGAGCTGATTGAGGGCGAGGCGAAGTACGCCAACGTCTTCAACTACGAGGCGAAGACGTGGGGCGACGCGGGCTACATCGCCTGCTTCATCGACGGCGCGGCGATGTTCCGCCAGGGTTCGCTCACGGCCTCGAGTTACGCGCCGTACGCGCGGGGGCTGCGGAAGATCTGTTACGAGGAGTCCTTCCACGTCAAACACGGCGAAGACATCATCCGGTCGCTGGCGACGGGCTCGAAGGCCGAACAGGAGCTGCTCCAGGACGCCGTCGATCGCTGGTGGGAGCCGACGCTGCAGTTTTTCGGCCCGCGGGACGCCGACTCGACCCACCAGGACGAGCTGATGCGGTGGGGGCTGAAGGTCAAGACCAACGACGAGCTCCGCCAGGAGTTCCTCGAGGAGTTCTACGTTCCAAAACTCGAGCGCTACGGGATCGAGATCCCCGACGACGACCTCCACTACGACGAGGAAGCAGGGCGCTGGGAGTACACCCCGCTCGACTGGGATCGCTTTTTCGAGGTCTCGCGTGGAGACGGCCCGATGAACGACGAGCGCCTGTCGGTCCGTCGGGAGGCCTACGAGGACAACGCCTGGGTCCGCCGGGCCGCGGGGGTGAACTGA
- a CDS encoding helix-turn-helix domain-containing protein has product MEAEYVIVELAITGAGCPLVEATREHDVVVDEHVPALRADGTPMVHFDAEGDVEAMAASFEDHEAVSDLQVTGTSGVGTCRASLEGECLLAPLIDAGFKPHDVRIVDGVERLWGSVPGRDALADVINAAREHGSVRLERATTMSEAPTAGGMPRDSPDARLTKRQREALIAATEMGYFEVPRRTNATEVAKELGISKSAFLDRLKRAQASLFEALFSEGERQAAAARQSGAPSHAAPASDD; this is encoded by the coding sequence ATGGAAGCTGAGTACGTGATCGTCGAACTGGCCATCACCGGGGCGGGCTGTCCGCTCGTCGAGGCGACCCGGGAGCACGACGTCGTCGTCGACGAGCACGTCCCGGCGCTGCGGGCCGACGGAACGCCGATGGTCCACTTCGACGCCGAGGGCGACGTCGAGGCGATGGCGGCGTCGTTCGAGGACCACGAGGCGGTTTCGGACCTCCAGGTCACGGGGACGAGCGGGGTCGGTACCTGCCGGGCCTCCCTCGAGGGGGAGTGTCTCCTCGCGCCGCTGATCGACGCCGGGTTCAAGCCCCACGACGTCCGGATCGTCGACGGCGTCGAGCGCCTCTGGGGGTCGGTGCCGGGTCGTGACGCGCTCGCGGACGTGATCAACGCCGCCCGCGAGCACGGCTCGGTCCGCTTAGAGCGGGCGACGACGATGAGCGAGGCGCCGACCGCCGGCGGAATGCCCCGGGACAGCCCCGACGCGCGCCTGACCAAGCGACAGCGGGAGGCGCTGATCGCGGCCACCGAGATGGGCTACTTCGAGGTGCCACGCCGGACGAACGCCACGGAGGTCGCCAAGGAACTCGGCATCAGCAAGTCGGCGTTCCTCGATCGACTCAAGCGCGCTCAGGCGTCGCTGTTCGAAGCGCTCTTCTCGGAGGGGGAACGGCAGGCGGCCGCGGCTCGCCAGAGTGGCGCCCCCAGCCATGCGGCCCCGGCCAGCGACGACTGA
- the paaK gene encoding phenylacetate--CoA ligase PaaK, producing MIYTDLETASREEIQAVQNERLQETVRNAYENVEYYREQLDELGVTPDDVETVDDITKLPFTTKEDFRDQYPDGLFAVDDDEILRIHASSGTTGKPKIVSYTEDDLEVWSEVVARCLAAAGLEPGDTVQNAYGYGLFTGGLGLHYGVEELGATVIPIGAGGTQRQVEMLADLESDAIACTPSYSLYLAETAEEMGIDIKDLPLSAVIFGAEPCTDPMREEIEERLGVTGIDIYGLSEIVGPGVSIECAEAQDGLHIWEDRFYPEVVDPETGEPVEEGEEGELVLTTLSKEALPVFRYRTGDLTTLNYETCDCGRTMVRMDNITGRADDLIIVRGVNLYPSEVEDVVLEFEEIAPYYRIDLDREGSLDTIEVTVEIDDAFDGDRDELHDRILTRLENVLSFTPDQLTLADYGTIERTEVGKVQRVFDHR from the coding sequence ATGATTTACACGGACCTCGAGACAGCCTCACGTGAGGAGATCCAGGCTGTCCAGAACGAGCGCTTACAGGAGACGGTTCGCAACGCCTACGAGAACGTCGAGTACTACCGCGAGCAACTGGACGAACTCGGCGTCACGCCCGACGACGTCGAGACGGTCGACGACATTACGAAGCTCCCGTTCACGACGAAGGAGGACTTCCGCGACCAGTACCCCGACGGCCTGTTCGCCGTCGACGACGACGAGATCCTCCGGATCCACGCCTCCTCGGGCACCACCGGGAAGCCGAAGATCGTCTCCTACACCGAGGACGACCTCGAGGTCTGGAGCGAGGTCGTCGCTCGCTGTCTCGCCGCGGCAGGACTCGAGCCCGGCGACACCGTCCAGAACGCCTACGGCTACGGGCTGTTCACCGGCGGTCTCGGACTCCACTACGGCGTCGAGGAGCTCGGTGCGACGGTGATCCCGATCGGCGCTGGCGGCACCCAGCGTCAGGTCGAGATGCTGGCGGACTTAGAGAGCGACGCCATCGCCTGCACCCCGTCGTACTCGCTGTACCTCGCCGAGACGGCAGAAGAGATGGGCATCGACATCAAAGACCTCCCGCTTTCGGCCGTCATCTTCGGCGCCGAACCCTGCACCGACCCGATGCGCGAGGAGATCGAAGAGCGCCTCGGCGTCACCGGCATCGACATCTACGGCCTCTCGGAGATCGTCGGGCCCGGCGTCTCCATCGAGTGTGCAGAAGCCCAGGACGGCCTGCACATCTGGGAGGACCGCTTCTACCCCGAAGTCGTCGATCCCGAGACGGGCGAGCCAGTCGAGGAAGGTGAGGAAGGCGAACTCGTGCTCACGACGCTCTCGAAAGAAGCCCTGCCCGTCTTCCGCTACCGCACTGGCGACCTTACCACGCTGAACTACGAGACGTGTGACTGTGGCCGCACGATGGTCCGCATGGACAACATCACCGGCCGCGCCGACGACCTCATCATCGTCCGCGGGGTCAACCTCTACCCCAGCGAGGTCGAAGACGTCGTCCTCGAGTTCGAGGAGATCGCCCCCTACTACCGCATCGACTTAGACCGCGAGGGGAGCCTCGACACCATCGAGGTGACCGTCGAGATCGACGACGCGTTCGACGGCGACCGCGACGAGCTCCACGACCGCATCCTCACCCGCCTCGAGAACGTCCTCTCCTTTACGCCCGATCAGCTCACGCTCGCCGACTACGGCACGATCGAGCGCACGGAGGTCGGCAAGGTCCAGCGCGTCTTCGACCACCGCTGA
- a CDS encoding thiolase domain-containing protein, protein MRDVYVIGAGQTAFGAFPDRSYRDLFAEAFAAARDSVDHGIDTDEIDEAAVGSLGVGGRQLGLSGPAVTEHVGLHNVPCSRIENACGAGGFAVRQAVQAIKSGLADVALAGGYEVMTDLSGDVTKYWLGVSGETEWERLTGTTFSGVYAQMASAYMQEYDATKEDLSRVAVKNHGNGAKNPKAHLGFECSLEDAVSAPAVADPLNLYHCCPTSDGAAVALLASEDVVSEFTDERVRVAGVGAASERVGLAERDSYTEISASQVAGETAYEQAGIEPDDLDFAEVHDCFAIAELIAYEDLGFCEPGGAARLLREGVTDPDGDLPVNTSGGLKSKGHPIGATGTGQVVEAFDQLTGQAGARQLEDPKYGLTHNVGGSGGASVVHVFENEGVAR, encoded by the coding sequence ATGCGGGATGTCTACGTCATCGGCGCAGGACAGACCGCCTTCGGCGCGTTCCCGGATCGGAGCTACCGGGACCTCTTCGCCGAGGCGTTCGCTGCGGCCCGTGACAGCGTCGACCACGGAATCGACACCGACGAGATCGACGAGGCGGCCGTTGGCAGTCTGGGCGTCGGCGGCCGACAGCTCGGTCTCTCCGGCCCGGCGGTGACCGAGCACGTCGGCCTCCACAACGTGCCCTGCTCGCGCATCGAGAACGCCTGCGGCGCCGGCGGCTTCGCCGTCCGCCAGGCCGTTCAGGCGATCAAGAGCGGACTGGCCGACGTCGCCCTCGCCGGCGGCTACGAGGTGATGACCGACCTCTCCGGCGACGTCACCAAGTACTGGCTCGGCGTCTCCGGCGAGACCGAGTGGGAGCGCCTCACTGGCACCACCTTCTCCGGCGTCTACGCTCAGATGGCCAGCGCCTACATGCAGGAGTACGACGCGACGAAAGAGGATCTCTCGCGCGTCGCGGTGAAGAACCACGGAAACGGCGCGAAGAACCCGAAGGCCCACCTCGGCTTCGAGTGCTCGCTCGAGGACGCCGTCTCCGCGCCGGCCGTCGCCGACCCCCTCAACCTCTACCACTGCTGTCCGACCTCCGACGGCGCGGCGGTCGCGCTGCTGGCGAGCGAGGACGTCGTGAGCGAGTTCACCGACGAGCGCGTCCGCGTCGCGGGCGTCGGCGCGGCCAGCGAGCGCGTCGGCCTCGCCGAGCGCGACAGCTACACCGAAATCTCGGCCTCCCAGGTCGCGGGCGAAACCGCCTACGAACAGGCCGGCATCGAACCCGACGACCTCGACTTCGCCGAGGTCCACGACTGTTTCGCCATCGCCGAGCTGATCGCCTACGAGGATCTGGGCTTCTGCGAGCCGGGTGGCGCGGCCCGGCTGCTGCGAGAGGGCGTTACCGACCCCGACGGCGACCTCCCGGTCAATACTTCCGGCGGGCTCAAGTCGAAGGGCCACCCCATCGGCGCGACCGGCACGGGCCAGGTCGTCGAGGCGTTCGACCAGCTCACAGGCCAGGCGGGAGCACGTCAGCTCGAGGACCCGAAATACGGCCTCACCCACAACGTCGGCGGCAGCGGCGGTGCCTCCGTGGTTCACGTCTTCGAGAACGAGGGGGTGGCCCGATGA
- a CDS encoding zinc ribbon domain-containing protein, giving the protein MTGLGIASVGAYAPRYRLTADAVTDAWGQFHGAGVSETAVPAGDEDTLTMAYEAATRALSAGDVDPDAITHLYLGTTTPPYEEEAVTARLASFLGLSDDLETRQLTGSTRAGVDALATGLEAGEDATVLVVASDAPRGAPDDELEHAAGAGAAAVVLTPDSPGSLTDAAEHVGLFPGTRFRPRGSAETTGLGVTQYDRRAFTETVAAAAAGLEADLAEVDAVCLQAANGKLPYRAAGALGVDAGAIQAGTTVHELGDTGAASVLLGVASALEAGHTDLVLLGYGSGGGATAMAVDADGVAVETDLEGEASLGYGEYLRMRGDVTPGEPDGGGAYVSVPSWKRTIPQRHRLVAGRCTECGALAFPPEGACTSCGALEEFEEVELPGTGTVEAATVIGQGGAPPEFVEQQAREGAFVSAVVALDGPGGEDDETVSTPTQVLTVGDETVAVGDRVEATIRRIYTQEGVTRYGFKMRLLED; this is encoded by the coding sequence ATGACGGGCCTGGGAATCGCGAGCGTCGGCGCGTACGCACCGCGCTACCGCCTGACTGCCGACGCCGTCACCGACGCCTGGGGGCAGTTCCACGGCGCCGGCGTCTCCGAAACGGCCGTCCCCGCGGGCGACGAGGACACGCTGACGATGGCCTACGAGGCCGCAACCCGCGCGCTCTCGGCCGGCGACGTCGACCCCGACGCGATCACCCACCTATATCTCGGGACGACCACCCCGCCCTACGAGGAGGAGGCGGTTACCGCCCGCCTCGCCAGCTTCCTCGGCCTTTCCGACGACCTCGAGACGCGCCAGCTCACCGGCTCCACCCGCGCCGGCGTCGACGCACTTGCGACGGGCCTCGAGGCGGGCGAGGACGCGACCGTCCTCGTCGTCGCGAGCGACGCCCCCCGCGGCGCGCCGGACGACGAGCTCGAGCACGCGGCTGGGGCCGGTGCGGCCGCAGTGGTCCTGACGCCCGACAGCCCCGGTTCCCTGACCGACGCCGCCGAGCACGTCGGCCTCTTCCCCGGTACCCGGTTCCGCCCCCGAGGATCGGCAGAGACGACCGGCCTCGGCGTCACCCAGTACGACCGTCGGGCGTTCACCGAAACCGTCGCGGCCGCGGCGGCGGGCCTCGAGGCCGACCTCGCCGAGGTCGACGCCGTCTGCCTGCAGGCAGCCAACGGCAAGCTCCCCTATCGCGCCGCGGGTGCGCTCGGCGTCGACGCTGGCGCGATCCAGGCGGGCACCACCGTCCACGAACTCGGCGACACGGGCGCGGCGAGTGTCCTCCTCGGAGTCGCGAGCGCACTCGAGGCCGGCCACACCGACCTCGTTCTGCTCGGCTACGGCTCCGGCGGCGGCGCGACCGCGATGGCCGTCGACGCCGATGGGGTGGCCGTCGAGACCGACCTCGAGGGCGAGGCGAGCCTCGGCTACGGCGAGTACCTCCGGATGCGCGGCGACGTCACCCCCGGCGAGCCCGACGGCGGCGGCGCCTACGTCAGCGTCCCCAGCTGGAAGCGCACCATCCCCCAGCGTCACCGGCTCGTCGCCGGCCGCTGTACCGAGTGTGGCGCGCTCGCGTTCCCGCCCGAGGGCGCGTGTACGAGCTGTGGCGCGCTCGAGGAGTTCGAGGAAGTCGAACTCCCCGGCACCGGCACCGTGGAGGCCGCGACAGTCATCGGCCAGGGCGGCGCGCCGCCGGAGTTCGTCGAACAGCAGGCTCGGGAGGGCGCGTTCGTGAGCGCCGTCGTCGCCCTCGACGGACCCGGCGGCGAGGACGACGAGACCGTCTCGACGCCGACGCAGGTACTCACCGTCGGCGACGAAACGGTGGCCGTCGGCGACCGCGTCGAGGCGACGATCCGCCGGATCTACACCCAGGAGGGCGTGACCCGCTACGGGTTCAAGATGCGGCTGCTCGAGGACTGA
- a CDS encoding thiolase family protein has translation MTQAEAVLVDAVRTPQGKKDGGLAETYPEDLVATVLEALIERTGVPAEEWDDFRLGCANQEAEQGRNLARQSLLAGGFPETVPGATTTRLCGSSLTTLVDAARAIETGDGDVYPVAGVEHMSRIPFSSWLHPGIEEHYDADELPMGATAERVARKYDVGRDGQDAFALRSHERAVDAWEAGRFDDEVVPVETEDGTVDRDEGPRPETDLETLAGLPTVFADDDAGTVTPGNASPLTDGAAGLLVTSAEYADEHDLEVLARVHSRGVAGVDPRVMGIGPVPATQNALEGTDLTVDDLDLVELNEAFASQSLYCQRELGIDDEKLNVNGGAIALGHPLGCSGARIATTLLHELKRRDGRYGLATMCVGFGQGVAVVFERP, from the coding sequence ATGACGCAAGCCGAGGCTGTACTCGTCGACGCGGTGCGAACGCCACAGGGGAAAAAAGACGGCGGACTCGCCGAGACCTACCCGGAAGACCTCGTCGCGACGGTGCTCGAGGCGCTGATCGAGCGCACGGGCGTCCCGGCCGAGGAGTGGGACGACTTCCGGCTCGGCTGTGCCAACCAGGAGGCAGAGCAAGGACGGAACCTCGCCCGCCAGTCGCTGCTCGCCGGGGGCTTCCCCGAGACGGTGCCGGGGGCGACGACCACCCGACTGTGTGGCTCCTCGCTCACGACGCTCGTCGACGCCGCCCGCGCGATCGAGACGGGCGACGGCGACGTCTACCCCGTCGCGGGCGTCGAGCACATGAGCCGGATTCCCTTCTCGAGCTGGCTCCACCCCGGCATCGAGGAGCACTACGACGCGGACGAACTTCCGATGGGCGCGACCGCCGAACGCGTCGCCCGGAAGTACGACGTCGGCCGCGACGGACAGGACGCGTTCGCCCTGCGATCCCACGAACGCGCGGTCGACGCCTGGGAGGCGGGCCGGTTCGACGACGAGGTCGTCCCCGTCGAAACTGAGGACGGAACGGTCGACCGCGACGAGGGACCGCGCCCGGAGACCGACCTCGAGACGCTCGCCGGCCTTCCGACCGTGTTCGCCGACGACGACGCGGGGACGGTCACGCCGGGCAACGCCTCGCCGCTGACCGACGGCGCGGCCGGCCTGCTCGTGACCAGCGCCGAGTACGCCGACGAGCACGACCTCGAGGTGCTCGCGCGCGTTCACTCCCGCGGGGTCGCCGGCGTCGACCCGCGCGTGATGGGAATCGGCCCGGTCCCCGCGACGCAGAACGCGCTCGAGGGCACCGACCTCACCGTCGACGACCTCGATCTCGTGGAGCTCAACGAGGCCTTCGCCTCCCAGAGCCTCTACTGTCAACGCGAACTCGGTATCGACGACGAGAAGCTGAACGTCAACGGCGGCGCCATCGCGCTCGGCCACCCGCTGGGCTGCTCGGGGGCACGCATCGCGACGACGCTGCTGCACGAACTGAAGCGCCGCGACGGCCGGTACGGACTCGCGACGATGTGCGTCGGCTTCGGCCAGGGCGTGGCGGTCGTGTTCGAGCGGCCCTGA